ATGTAATCAAGAAGTTGTTCTCAACACACAAGTTATATGAAATGACTTTTTATAGCTCTTAAAAGGGACGCCAAGAACACATTACAGACTTTTCCTGGTTACAAGATGAACAACAATATAACTACGAGAACAAATCACTAGTTTGTCATTGTTCAAATGTTTGAAAACTGACTGAATGAATGTACAGAAATTAAGGTTGAGGTTTGTGAGGGCGAGATAGATCTGAACAGCATCTAGTTGTACATTGCAGTTGCAAGGCTTACATCAGAATAACAGCGCTGCACTTCCCTCTAGTGGTGGCAATGTCAATATCCACAATGAGATTCATTGCATTACGGTACTCaaacgttttattttttattccgacaaaaacagacaaaacgATGCACTCAAATGATACAAATTGCATCGACTACTTGTAGCTTTTTATACAGACCATTTGCTGCCCTCAGAGGAGCACATAATTATGtgacttttctttcatttgacaCATATCTCCAATGCTAAGCCACATTATTAGACAGTCTGTGATTAAAAGACCATCCAGCATCATTAAGTACTTTAAAAAGGACTTCTTCAATTTCGGCGAGCTGCTGGGATTTTACCATTTTGCTTTTAAACCCGAATTTGAACCAACTGGCTGTCTCATAAGTCAAATATGAATCAAGCATAACATTCAACCCCCAAACCACAGTTTCTGAACACAGTTTTAGTAGGTACAGAAATGGAATTTactgaaagcctttttaaaattTACTTGTAAACATGATTACGTGGCACAAGCATATCAACCAGACTGAACTCCGTCAGTCAGCTTAGTTCCACCTATTTTCCTACGATAGAAGAAGAATTATTTTGACGAGATTCATGTCTTCGTAATGCTATACTTTTATTCAGACAATGAAAATTTTAGTCTGTGTATAGAAGACAAAAATGTTTGTAGACAGATGAGAAAGTCACCAAGGAGAAACTCTACACCTGTATCTGATTTGTACAAGTTAAAATGTAGAAACTCCATTTAGTCCTACAACTATGGGCATCAGAACATGCTGTGGGCACCTTGGGAACTATTTGATTCTTTCTGGTGTATATAAATCGGATAAGACAATGGCAGCCACTTTACTTTTTGGTAACATCAGATCTTGACGTGAAGGTCAAGGATGGTTGAACTCAGTAGTAAGGTAGGACTTTGTCATAATTTTTGGATGACCACTTGAAACTTACCTGCAAAGATAACAGCACagttaatcatttgttttcatttacttTTCACTTCATTTACTTAAATCACCTTCATTCCTCACATGAACAGTAACAGTTTGGCTTCCAAGAGCTTTTGAAGGCAAATAAACGGAATACTTTTCTATCATCAATTTACCAGCCCAGATCTCAACCCAAATACTTCTggacataaatataaatatttatgcAACTTcagaggaatattttttttagaggTTGCAACTTTGCATTGAATTCAAAATGATATACAATAAGTCTGTTGGTACTTACATGATGGCATAACAGAGACCTCAGCTGTAACGACACTTTCAAGACCTAAATTCGACAGAGCTCCTCTCACCACACCACATGAAAAGGCGAGATACTGAGGGTGGGTAGCGGAACACACATTAAAATTAGACATGTCAATCATTTAtgaaggagggggaaaaaaatcatacaaaatGTGTGCCCTGACCTTAGGTGCTTGATCCAGGTACTGTTTACCATTAGAGAGCTGAGTCAGCATATTAAATTTGTTATCCTGCAATACATAGGTGCCCTAAAAATATCATATAAAGAAACATAAGATGTGACACCTCAGAAGCGAATATGAATAAAACAGTTTGGTTTAATTATCACCTGATGGTTTGTTCTGAGATTGTCCACCTGCCTCCTGAAAACCTTTGTCCAGAAGTCTTTACAAATGAATTTCATTACATCCAACTCATCTTTGAAGCAGGGGGAATCCCTCGTCAATCTAGAAGTACAAAAAAGTACAACATAAATATAAAGATAAGATACTGCAATAAAATAGTAATGACCTACCTCTCAATGAGTCCTTGTCCCACTCTGTAGCCCATCCCCTCCAAAATAGAAACACGGGAGGCTCTGTCCTATATGGAACACATAATACTGACAGTGTCATATGCATGGCTAAAAGTGATTTTAAtcatgaaaaagaagaagaaagtcatGCGAATTCTTGACTACAATAACCAATGTATACAAACCTTGTTGTCAGTCTCTCCTTTAATGGATTGCAGATCCCTGTATACGTGTGCCACAATCTCCATATGGAGAAACTCAAAGAGAGCGTCGTCTGCCATCCCTGACAACCACAAAATGAGAAACAGAACGAAAGTCATGAGAAACCTTGACAAACGTGTAAGTTGTTGTTATTGAGATTCGGAACTAAAATCATTAATGGAACCGATGACAACAAGCAGCGAGCCTAGCTTGAGCTAGCTTAGTTATTAGCTGTCACCAAGCATCCCCTTTTCATTGTGCGTTTAGGTTAGTTTACTTTAAATATAACACAGATTAAATTGGGGcacattttaattcatttaaatGTTATCTTAAATTCAACCGAGACAGATGACACGGGTAAAATAAATTGTTAAACCTACCCATCAGATGAATGGCAACTACGAAAGTAAACAGAGACACTTCCGGGGTTTGCTCGTAATTAAATTCACAAGCAGTCCGCGGGTACAACTACTCAACTGACTATGGCACAACCTACATTAAAGGGGTGATACATTACAGCGATTCTACTAAACTAAAGAAACATATTCCTAAACTTCTATTTGTGTccaattttgtttgtgttttttaagcAGAAAGCACGTAGGGGTGAATATCCACGCCAACTCTGCGGTGTACGCCAACAAATTAAGCGTCCACTTTTACTGTCAGCTGACAGCCTCCTGCCGAATTGGAGCGCCGTTTACCACGTGACATACATACTGCATTTTGATTGGACTTTAGTAACAAACTATTTCCTGTCTGCTCACGTGATTTGAATTCGGTGTTGACAATCTTGGGTTTGTTTTACCTTCTTTTATATTGCATCATTTGGTATTTAATTTCAATGAGACAATATGTGACCATATGACTCACTTTTGATATTTTATCTGAATTAAAATGCGATATGCTCTGACCCAAGTGCTGCTTTTTTGCTCTTATGTGTACAGTGGTCATGTCCAGCAGATACCCGATAGTGGTGCAGGGTGAGGCATCCGAAACAGACTCAGATGATGAAGTTTACATTACCTCCCTGCCAACTCCCCAGACGGCCATTGTAGGAGCCAAGGTAGTTTTGTTGTCTGCGGAGATCAAAGCTACATAAACCTCCACCTCTTTCAGAAATCGTGTTGCTCTCCCCAGGTTCAAGGGGAAGCTTCTGAAACAGAGAGCGAGGATGAAGTGGAGACGTCGACCCGAGGTTCTGCATTGAGTCACGAAAGTGCTAAGATACTCAAAAGAGATCTACCTCCGCTTATTGTCGTAAGAGATCACCCAAATATACAATCTGTTGTGGAAGACAGACCAAGTCCTACACATAAGCCTGTTGGTGAGTAATGCCAAATATAAATACCTGCACTGTACTAAATGAAATTGTCATTGTCTTGACATTAACCAAAATAATGACTGGACTGTTTTATTCTGGGTGGACTAACCATTTTGACCAAATGCATAGTATGTAATTGGTGCTTCACTAATTTATTCTGTTGAATTTCTAGGTGATACATTATTGCAGCAGAAATTGCAGGAGTCAAACAGCCGGCTCTATTCCAATGTGGGGCAAATGCTACGACACGTTTATGGCAATGCTAGCAAGGAGGTACTGCACACTAATTCAAATGAAAACCAAGTGTCCATAACGTATATGACCGGTAGCATGCGGTAATGGCATCCAGCACAAGAGCTTGATCATAGTCTACcttttaaaatataataatgttCTGTTCTGATTGACATTGTCTGACAGGTTTCCGTTTACAATATACTAGGTCAGTATATTATTGTGGCGGTTGTTGCAGTGGTCTAAAACTACACTGCATCATACTAAAAGATGTTTTTAATGTTTCCTTGTCTGTTCCTTTTAATGTAGCTAAACAAGGTAACAAACATCACCATCTAGATGTGTTATGCTATTTTACACCACTATCAACCACAATACTAAGATTCAACTAATTCCCCACTGACAAGCACAAATTCACAACTGTGCACTATTTTTTTGCAAAGGAAGAATTTGATTATAATATAGTAAATGTCATTAGATGCATGTGCGAGGGTCATAATAGTCTACTTGGTGTATTATGTATGACTTAAAGACAAGACCATTTTTAGCCAGCACAGAGGTATTTGAATTGATAATGTAAAGGGAAGTTAAAACTGATCGAGGCACTTATGATATTAGGCTAATGATACTGTATGCTCTCAATTCAATAATTTTAGACTGTTCATTAATTTACCTTGTGCATAAGTTTTAATGTATGAAAAAGTATTGAAACTCTTTCATTGTGACTAAATGTTGTTTTCAAAGGTGCGCAGTACAACGGCACAGCTTAACGCATCACAGAGCGCTATCATCAACGCTTCTCATAGCATCCGGCTGATTTTGGATGACTTGAAGGCCGTGTCTGAGAAGATCGACATCATCACCAGTTGTCAGATATTACCTGATATCAAGTTGAATGATTCAGAGGAAAATAACACTCCTTTATCCCAAAGAAAAGAAGTATAGATATTATGCATATTAGCAAGTGAAAATATTTTGCAACAGCTAATATTTATTACTCTCGTTTGATACGAATTGATTAttggaatgtttatttaatgTTCTTTTGTTCCATCTCTTTTAAATAACAAATCAGACTTGAACTGCAGATTTTTCTCAatgtacatttttaaatgttttattctaTGTGTCATTCTATATTATTTTACAATGTAAATTTACAATTCAAACCAATTTATAAGCCGTGTAAAGAGAGGCTCCTAGTGATGTAGCGACCGTTCTTACCACACGATGGCGGTAACAGTACATAGATTCCAACTACAGTGCTTTAGGTTGCAGTACTCTTGCCGTTTGCTTTATACACCATTCGAGCTATATAAATTTGTTATTCTTACAGATAATTGCTGTATTTGTAGATTATCAGCAAAAGGTGTGTCTCAATAACATCTTTTGCAGCCTTTTCTTGATATTGATAACTAGAGTTGCACAGTTGCATTGCATTGTTGAACAAGTCCTCATGATAAAACGAGACTCCACATGTGGCTTTTTGCTTCTGTGTCATATTTATCCTATTTATATCAAGTTATAATCTTGCAAAGTAGCTCTGATACCCACGTGTCCACACTGTCTCGTGTCACCAAGAGTGAAGAGGCATTGGTTTCTCTGTGGTGACATGTTTGTTTAGGTATTGTAATCATCACTTTGTCCATTTGTGTGTGATGGATGGGATTTGACTCTGTCTTTCAGAAAGTGATTCACTCCTTGATGAAGCTGTGGAAAAGTCCCTGGTGATTAGTTCACTGTATGGACACATATATTATCCAGTTTTCTGCCAAGGCACTTTGCTCCTTCTCATTGATTGTGTTTGAAGCAGGGTTGCAGTCAGAATCACAGGAGACAAAAATACTATGTGATACGTGACCCTTCGCTACGATATGTAAATGAGCGTTAATTGATTTAAAAGTCATTCATTCTATCAGATTCTGCGTCGTCAACATCTTTATATATTTGCATTTCGCAGACATGATTACACATCTCTCATCCTAAAGACCTCATTAATGCATTGATCAGTTTCTACGTAATACAGATCGCATTAGTATAATGAGACCTCAGGGACACTGAGGATTCTGGGATCTTAATTGGAGAGATCAGCGTTTCAGCTAAAGAAGCATTTCTCATATCCCATGGTATCTATTATCTCTCTTTTAATGAGAATCTACTACCAGCACGTGTTTGATAATCATCCCCTGCAGTGCTGAATGTGTGCAAGGATTCAATTTTCACATGTGGAATTTGGGGGATGGGCACGCGCCAATATAAATGAACTGGATACATCTGGCCATGCAGTAGCTTTTATGCAAAATTGGCATGGTGGTGAACGACATCATGTGTATTGGAGATAGCAGCTCTCATTGTAAAATTCCCACCATGTTGGCCAGGAACATATACAATGATGTTTCTTCCCCTTCTGGTCTTTATCAGCAGCCTTATGAATGTCATTTTGGTATGAAATCGGACAAAATTGTAAGAAAACAACAGAAAACATACAAAAGTCTGTGAATCACTGAAGATTTTCTTTTAAGGCTAAGTTGATGTCCGAGGGGGTCTGCACTTAATGCTCAATAGTCTAAAAGGACATTAATTATATTTCAGTTTACATAAAACATATTTCCTTATTTCAGTGACAGTAGCTTGGGGCTCAAAGCTAAAATTGAGGTTCATGCTTGAGCTGGCCTGCGAATGAAAGGCTAAAAAGGAACTcttcaaaatgaaagaaagcacTGAGCAGAAAACATAGCATAATGTTAGTGGCGTACAAAGGAACGATACATGAAAGTGTGTCGCTCCCCTGAATTAACAGAGCAATTTTGTCAGACGTGTGCTTCGAAAGACTGATGCGTGTCGTTTGCTTGTGAGAATAGACGTGTTtctgtgtgtgagtgcgcgtgagctcatgtgtgtgtctgggaaAAGGGCATTCACCCACATTAGCCAGGTCATTGGCTGTCTCATGGAGTGCCTGAGGATACACTCTTAGTTTATCTGGCTGGCTGAGCATGGGTGCACACAACAGCACAGGTCTTCCAGAGCAATGGTaatcgggtggggggacggggaCTGACGCTCTGTGACTAATACTCTTAGTGCATTCAtgaaagcactgaattaagaaGCATCGAAGAGGTAATACCTAGAAAGGTAACATATTCTCTGCACTTGTTACGTAAGGTCAAATGCAATACAGAGGAAGCTCTAAGGTCAAACAATGTGTGTTCTAGAATGCTGGTGAAACTCTAATTTGTCAGACTAGAGCTCTTTTGTTTCGcgagccgcattgtagtcatagcttcttttggagggccattatgactgtcaacccaaataaatgtatgagcacctcatattatatacagtaaaagatgcaaaacaaactgggggtgtaaatcgcgggttttgtcacgatacgatatcatatcgatacaaagaacaacGATACGAtacttgccgatatcttaaagcctgctgtgattcattcacgatacatcacgatatagtcctctacgatcgatatagaacaatatcctgatttataacaattcatacgcaaaatcaacaaggtattgcaaactttttatttaggaaattacaaagtgcttccaaacgaatgacttgaagcccaaaggcgagcgaatttcctcgtcttcttggacactagccatagcaccagcccaggagccgcgtagttgtcggctcccctttcacgtgcctgctctgctcacaacacaacacgccgcgcactgctcccggaaagaggaaccaagcaacaatgaactggatttcaaaataaagtcgcgtctaatgtccgaggtaaaaaacgggcgatatagatcgatgtttacgtttagcatcgatgccaacattatatcgattaatcgatgtgtatcgatgaatcgttacacccctagtaaaaacTGAtccttttaaatattttatcaaaagtgaagacaatctgcaattctagtaatgacacacgaatttgatgcacaatttgtcttcgcgggccacataaaatgatgtggtgggccgcatctggcccccgggctttgagtttgacaccagtggacTAGAGGAATCTTTTTCCTCGAAGGAACCAATGACAATTTAATTCAACGTCATACACACTTTATTGACTGTAAAGTTTTAAATAAGGATTGGATAGTCATTATAGTGTAATGActgttaaaacaatacaaatgttGATATCCTCAGTTTTATTTGttactgtatattatatatatattttttttaatccacagTTGACTAATGTCAAATTGCGGTGTCTTTGAATCGGTAAGAAACAGATGAGAAGATCTGgtggaaacaacaacaaaatgagaTTGTGACATCTTCTTACAGAGTAATGAAGtagaaaaaaatgtgcatgtgtAATTTTGtcttataattattataatggAGAAAGTGTCTTGTCTGTTTATAATGGAGAAAGTGTCTTGTCTGTTTGACTTTGTCTTCTTGTGTTTCTTTCAGTTCCTTCTGTCCTTTCTGTTCTGCTATGGATGGCCACTTGCCAAGTAGACATCATTCATGAGCACCCCTTCTATGAATGCTGCCTAGAGTCAAGCGGCTAGGCAAATATGTGAAGTGAGTATCTGTATCTTTGTCTCTTTATCTTTGTCAGATGTGTCGTTTAGTATAGTACTGAaagatttttcttttggcttttaTTAGTAAAAACACTTATCGAAGTCAACTTGGCATCAAATCAAAGAAATGATCACGCTACTATGCATGAAGAGCATAAACAGTAAGCATAAAATTCATTATGATGTGAAAAAATATCTATAGATGACAAATGATAGATGATGTTTGCTTTTTTACACAATGTAACTTATTAATGGCGGAGGAAAATCATGGCCACAACTTTACCCAGTTCGCACCACTGtaaacatgtttaaaaaaaaaaaaactctgaatCATACTTATGCTGACTTTCTGtgtgaaagttttttttaaataggtttGTGAATcgtaattttcttttaaaaagtcAACAACTTTTGTATTTTCCTTTTGTCTGAATTCATCAAAACCAAATATTGCCTATATGCATATTGGTATTTAATTTATCTCGCAATGACTTATTTCACTACAATATTCATTAACAATTACAATATTTCCAGCACTCCCTTTTGGAGATTCTTTTTCCCCTTCAGTCTCAGGCAGGCTTAGTCCAAGATGCTCTCTCAGGCTGAAAATCAATTCATATCTCATAAATCATCATAAGAAAAGTGAAAATCGAATTATTTAGTCATGGCAGGCTCAAACTTGGAATGAACATTTCAGAATACAGATGCAGAATGTAGAAACGGttttatattaatatttattcTTGCGCGTGCAGTCCAAGATGTGCGCATCTGTTTTTCCTGTGGCAACAAAGGCGCTTTCCATTAGTGGTGTGAACTAAAAttcatttgtaaaaaaataaaaataaaaaaaaggcaccAACAAGAACACACggcaaaaaaacattattataaatgtaaagtgtgcgtgtgtttgtgtgtgtgcgtgcatgcgtgtgtgtttgtatgtgcgtgcgtgcatgcgtgtgtgtgcgtgtgtttgtgtgtgtgtgtgtgtgtacaatgACAGGGTGGCTCTGGGTGTCTGTGGGCACAGCAGATGGCCTGGACCCGTCCGCCGGGCTTTCCGCTTTTGTCAAGATCGAGTCTGCAATTTTTTCTCAACCAAATTTAACCAAACTAAAAGTAACCTCAAATTCATGCAGAATATAGGAGTAATATATTTCTAACATACTTAAATTGCAGAGCCTGAAACATTGTACTTAGtcataaaaaaatcataaaataaaatacaaattgttAATAAATAATATTGATTTTGGTCATGTAACCATTGGCAACAAGAACATCATTATTTTATTGTTCTTATTTTAGACTTGTTATATAGCTTTTTCTGGGGCTAATCATCCATCACTGACAATATTGGTAATAAATATAGCATTTGAAAGGGAAAATTCttaggttaaaaaaatattgaattagcttctttctaaaaatatatacatgaacagttgttgttgtttagtgAGAGGTGATCTTTGAAAAGTCACATTGGTAAGAACGCCGCCTGAGCTGGTTAAATGCTTttctgtatttgtttttcacaatTCAAGAGGACTTAATTAACCTGTAAGGTATAATACATTAAAGTGACTTTACTGTTGTAACCTTCATTTCTTGAAGCATAGATATCTACACGCtgatgcttttcttttcttctaagaTGTATGAGGATATCATTATAGTTAACGAAGAGTGATGCAATTACAGTATCTGCACTCAGTCGTTCTGTCTTTGTAAGGACCAGCTGAGCGAAGATATTTGCATGAAACACATCTTGATTTTTATAGATATGAATACATTTATGCTGAGGGTAATTAAGATCGCAATTAACAGTTTAGCAAGCTATCGTTACTTAATATATCTTAGCGTTATGCTCGGCAAGTAACGACCATGACAATGCCTGTTAGatctaaaaaggaaaaaatagacGGCAGTGTAAACGCACAATTAAAGACAGTTTGGGTAATGCCAGTGTATTCTCACAACTAAATGGCAGCATTGGTTAATTGGTTGAATGAGAATCGAAGTAACTATTTAACCACTGTCTTCAAACACATACCTTGCAGAATTTAGGCTACACAATGTTACAGGTATGTGCGGCACGGAACCCAGCAGTGGTTGAGGACCACTTTTTCTAAATGACAaattaccgtgattttccatgtaaaatacgcccccgtgcataatacgcaccctaaaaacggcatgtcgatgctggaaaaaagcctgtacccatgtataatacgcacccaaattttgactcttacgtaaacgtaaaattatttcagaaaaaaagatcatctttgggaacaaccggatgttattctgccggtcagtatcactgcgcatgcgctagcaaactcgatagcgaagaaatgtttcggatttatacgtagggtacattgtgacagcaaacgagcaggtgatcgagcaagccttgtctgatacgagagcattgtgttcgtatggagcgtgtttgaagtgaacagcagagaagaacaagaacaaggcaaagtgttgtgaaataaaatattacctgtaatacacattttgttatttggtgattgaaactgctaattaaactgtgaattgaaactaataggtagagaactgaactctcgctctttatatagctgacatgtcttgcgcatctgttctgcacatactgtcatggcagcctccgtatgatatccggtctgcgatggagattaaaaaacaaacaatatttgacaataacacaccatcaaggattgcatcatcgcatcaaacgatgtgtcgtcaattatgaattttactgattaagtgtgttgggcaggatggctgaatgtgatgggcgattgacaaaaaacaagaagaaaagtgtgatttcaagttttatttcgagggagattttcttcaaaaattgttgtacccaggcataatgcgcaccccagattttaggacaataaattagttaaattttgcacattatgcatggaaaatcatggtacaaatGTTTTGCTGGTCAGTCTCCTTGTCTCAAGTTGAATTTTTTATGTATAAACTTTAAGTGACTACAAATAGAATGTGAAATGTACACACATCTGTCATATATTCATTTTAATAGATGAACTCCCCAAAAAACTTTTAAGCCTTATTTAAACAAAATTTAATGTCCCAAGCAATAAAAAGGCTAAAGCTGAGATATCCAAATGCTTTTGGAATGTAATGTGACGTGTTTTTTAAGGGTCTTGTCAGTCCATTAGCAAGTAGTGAGTAAAATATTATCATGCTATCAGAAGATTTTTGACTTCTTGTTTGTCTagagatttgtttgtttgtttgtttgtttgtacacATACATGTATGTATATTTGAACATATTTTCAATAATGCAGATATGTGCAACTGTACAATGATTCTTTCACTGTATTGATGaaaaactcttaaaaaaaacttttaacaagccaaaaagaaaaattaggTCGCTTCCGTGATTCATTGTCAGCTTGTTCTCAAAATTTAAATATACTGATTGCAATATAAAAGTGATGTGCTTCACAGCAGAGAGTCATATGGGTCCATTTGGCATTATGTCTTCTCTGGTTTGAGCTTGTTGGTAGAGAAGAGAATGATGAAGATCAGATGAAGATTCAGATCTGTCCTTGCTGCTTTCTTGGCCTGTGCATCGTATCCACGCTGGAATGGGCCTCCAGTGGAAAAGATGGAACCCACTTTCAGATAGTTTTTGGAATAATCCCATGATAAGAAACCACAACCAGATGATTGAGTCTTTTTTATGTCAAATAATACCCACTGGTTCAGATGATCTCTTCTGCAAACATCCTGCCCCTTTAAATCGTGTTGCAGCATCACACGGTCTTGATTTGTGTGACATTGTCTCATTTTCAAAGCTTCACACCTCTGACAGTGCTCCGCGACTGACTCACAAATCCAATTAAAAAGACATGGCAAGAGGAAATAAACTATTATTCTATGACATTGAGCAGGATCTTTGCACTTATGATGAACTGCTGCGTACGCTCGCTCTCGTTCCATCTTGTTGTGTTTGATAGTTTGAACACGAAAAGGCATAAAGCGCAAACAACATTAATTCAATTACATCTGTCAGCTCAATTAGCACATAACTAAGATCACAAAGCAAGTTAAAATAAACATGTCTCGATGTTCATCTCAACTGGGGTAGGTTTATACAATACAACCTGAAGGGTGCAGAACTTCAGTCAAAATATCAGATATGTTGAGAGGACATGAATATCTCATTTTGAGATATGCAGTATAGATTATTAAACTCAGTGTTAGCTGAAGGATATTTACATGCTTCCATGAAATCTGCCTTATGCTTAGTATTACATTTCCTGACAGTGTGTTTGAATGAGCCGTTTCTCAACTGGATGTGTATATGTAGACAAAGGCGAGCAGCAAAAGATTGAGCATGATGCCGATGACCCCGAGCACTGCCAGGAATCTCTCTTCTGGTGTGCTCAGGTATGGACACGTTAGGTccatggaaatgttttttttaaatcccactTAATACAATAATTGATATTATGCAATAAGATGAGTCCATTAAGTTGCAACTTTTAAGGAGAGACACAAAGGCCCTTCAGTCGATAGTTCCTAGTAACCTTTTAGTCAGTCTGCTACTTCCGTTTGGGTGAATATTCATCTGGCAATGAAACAAACCTCACCTTATGAACAGACACACTTACATAAGCTTCTT
This genomic window from Syngnathus typhle isolate RoL2023-S1 ecotype Sweden linkage group LG6, RoL_Styp_1.0, whole genome shotgun sequence contains:
- the trappc6bl gene encoding trafficking protein particle complex subunit 6B, like, which produces MGMADDALFEFLHMEIVAHVYRDLQSIKGETDNKDRASRVSILEGMGYRVGQGLIERLTRDSPCFKDELDVMKFICKDFWTKVFRRQVDNLRTNHQGTYVLQDNKFNMLTQLSNGKQYLDQAPKYLAFSCGVVRGALSNLGLESVVTAEVSVMPSCKFQVVIQKL
- the bloc1s3 gene encoding biogenesis of lysosome-related organelles complex 1 subunit 3 — its product is MSSRYPIVVQGEASETDSDDEVYITSLPTPQTAIVGAKVQGEASETESEDEVETSTRGSALSHESAKILKRDLPPLIVVRDHPNIQSVVEDRPSPTHKPVGDTLLQQKLQESNSRLYSNVGQMLRHVYGNASKEVRSTTAQLNASQSAIINASHSIRLILDDLKAVSEKIDIITSCQILPDIKLNDSEENNTPLSQRKEV